Proteins from a genomic interval of Paenibacillus lentus:
- a CDS encoding EndoU domain-containing protein produces the protein MSSHIEKQAKENAIFQGFVGISKAAISGMIEEAEEQRLDQIIPLMPDYFSKDTDEGIYYSRFTFEELVVKQQKLMAELNLMFGAVAVIGAFFTAGASLYVYAALNGAWGLAQIGVSIVKLRDLNDGIISDSSLLGISQEMVDVAGAVLTIVDITMFGKAALKGANTAANIKYMQGIDQISTPKVRLDRVVKVSKEMELENLAKKSSSLKETPNLKNEKVSLNTKTNTNTNAITNTETNTKANTKAKDTTSKQGNPWESKNPMFGDDWEAYFKATYGEDAVEWVSKKKAELRGKVQANLDASAAIREASKFGEYLKIEKELLETIEKKKWLDSLKNTENFKQGTKENGLNHIFDGEILKNGSANGFHYEGMPNSNGKIVGNIDPPNEFGVYQATIEVNGVLKQPKSTFFPKEWTPQQVIDAINEAFAKKEVFKNNRYRGNTDAGIKIEMVIRNGKIISAYPLY, from the coding sequence TTGTCGTCGCATATAGAGAAGCAGGCTAAAGAAAATGCAATTTTTCAAGGGTTTGTTGGAATTTCAAAAGCTGCAATATCTGGCATGATAGAAGAAGCAGAAGAGCAACGGTTAGATCAAATTATTCCATTGATGCCGGACTATTTTAGTAAAGATACTGATGAAGGGATCTATTATTCGCGTTTTACCTTTGAGGAGCTTGTGGTTAAGCAGCAAAAATTGATGGCGGAACTAAATTTAATGTTTGGAGCCGTAGCTGTCATAGGTGCCTTTTTCACCGCAGGAGCATCGTTATATGTATATGCTGCATTGAACGGTGCTTGGGGCCTCGCACAAATTGGTGTTAGTATTGTGAAGCTGAGGGATCTAAATGATGGGATCATTTCGGATTCAAGCCTTTTAGGGATTAGCCAGGAAATGGTAGATGTGGCGGGGGCAGTGCTAACGATAGTAGATATAACGATGTTCGGAAAAGCTGCACTGAAAGGGGCTAATACAGCAGCTAATATCAAGTATATGCAGGGGATTGACCAGATTTCTACACCTAAAGTTCGCTTAGATAGAGTAGTTAAAGTTTCTAAGGAGATGGAGCTAGAAAATCTGGCCAAAAAATCTTCTTCATTAAAAGAGACTCCAAATTTGAAGAATGAGAAAGTTAGCTTAAATACAAAAACAAATACAAATACAAATGCTATTACAAATACAGAAACAAATACAAAAGCGAATACAAAAGCTAAAGATACGACAAGTAAACAAGGTAACCCATGGGAATCTAAGAATCCGATGTTCGGTGATGACTGGGAAGCGTATTTCAAAGCTACATATGGAGAAGATGCAGTTGAGTGGGTATCTAAGAAAAAGGCTGAATTACGCGGGAAGGTTCAGGCTAATCTTGATGCGAGTGCGGCTATAAGAGAAGCCTCCAAATTTGGTGAGTATCTGAAGATAGAGAAGGAATTGCTTGAAACCATAGAGAAAAAGAAATGGCTTGATAGTTTAAAGAATACTGAAAATTTCAAACAAGGTACTAAAGAAAATGGATTAAATCATATTTTTGATGGGGAAATACTTAAAAATGGAAGTGCCAATGGTTTTCATTATGAAGGAATGCCAAATAGTAATGGTAAAATTGTCGGAAATATTGACCCGCCTAATGAGTTTGGTGTCTATCAAGCTACTATTGAAGTTAATGGAGTATTAAAGCAACCTAAATCTACATTTTTTCCAAAGGAATGGACACCGCAACAGGTGATAGATGCCATAAATGAAGCCTTTGCTAAAAAAGAGGTCTTTAAGAATAATAGATATAGAGGAAATACGGATGCAGGTATAAAAATAGAAATGGTAATCAGGAATGGTAAGATTATTTCAGCTTATCCGTTATATTAG
- a CDS encoding DUF4280 domain-containing protein has protein sequence MDKIYTSFLKQSTISELMNAPWRAESKKETYVTRGAYMYCTMGTHEEVLNQLEPNGVYINQNKMMTVKDCVTSSSEPGIWGGYPIENLKGEMDGNFYSFGFCRSLQNPMKIAHEATGNSGPNYIYNYDPDTKVMPPSEEQYKIFPCVPKLIPHLKTGPIGFDEGVNRFPNLVDIMSSLAKLSEGVEWDNGSSNVMIDGVPALTTKSCLTCKYGGKIQILTNGMEPTPPEFLER, from the coding sequence GTGGATAAAATCTACACGAGCTTTTTAAAACAAAGCACGATAAGTGAATTAATGAACGCCCCTTGGAGGGCGGAAAGCAAAAAGGAAACCTATGTAACTCGAGGAGCCTACATGTATTGTACGATGGGAACCCATGAAGAAGTGCTAAATCAGCTTGAACCAAACGGCGTGTATATTAACCAAAATAAGATGATGACCGTAAAGGATTGCGTAACGTCAAGCTCGGAGCCTGGTATTTGGGGGGGATACCCCATTGAAAATCTTAAAGGGGAGATGGACGGGAACTTTTATTCTTTTGGCTTTTGCCGGAGTTTGCAAAATCCTATGAAAATAGCCCATGAGGCGACAGGAAATTCGGGTCCAAATTATATATACAACTACGATCCAGATACCAAGGTTATGCCTCCTTCTGAAGAACAATATAAAATTTTCCCATGTGTTCCTAAATTGATTCCCCACTTAAAGACAGGACCAATAGGATTTGACGAGGGAGTGAACAGATTCCCTAATCTTGTAGATATCATGTCGAGCTTAGCCAAACTTTCGGAAGGGGTGGAGTGGGACAACGGAAGCTCCAATGTCATGATCGATGGAGTACCGGCTCTTACCACAAAATCATGCTTAACTTGCAAATATGGGGGAAAGATTCAGATCTTAACTAACGGAATGGAACCAACGCCTCCCGAATTTCTAGAAAGATAA
- a CDS encoding pentapeptide repeat-containing protein, whose translation MNRIEAWEQFTQEALKYRNEQIRALHDFFGREKDQIAADIVPIMDEFFQYAVQLQNLDLLKKCCVIKISLLRTRLFEGHAEYMLEVFDHETLGSTKISPYRYEARWVHDYFNDWSQACENKRKEYMGIIPPQSLDYWRREQVDPFHVYMVHAVRHAVDRLISLPSYQELAKDTQFEICVGEYGDIELCESVYCCNSRQKSSTACKQWLDKKMEHEYVYEHIADVDISNGNYEGIQLNFTRLERVRLSGSHLQSSYLLNSKFESCDCSEVDFYGSVMFDASFRECNLERACFDEITGGRDVMNENYGLMFGIHGVQFQGANLRAASFQNAVIAGDFRGALLEGTDFTGADLAGSTMLSRDQSLVSLSESQRQSIVWVEE comes from the coding sequence ATGAATCGGATTGAAGCATGGGAGCAATTCACACAGGAAGCTTTGAAATATAGAAACGAACAGATTAGAGCTTTGCATGATTTTTTTGGCCGGGAGAAGGATCAAATTGCAGCGGACATAGTCCCGATCATGGATGAATTCTTTCAGTATGCTGTTCAACTGCAAAACCTCGATCTATTGAAAAAATGCTGCGTTATTAAAATATCATTGCTGCGTACCCGACTTTTTGAGGGGCATGCGGAGTATATGCTGGAAGTTTTTGATCACGAAACTTTAGGTAGTACTAAGATTTCACCTTATAGATATGAGGCAAGGTGGGTTCATGACTATTTTAATGACTGGAGTCAAGCTTGTGAGAACAAACGGAAGGAGTATATGGGAATTATTCCGCCGCAATCATTGGATTACTGGAGAAGGGAACAAGTGGACCCATTTCACGTGTATATGGTTCATGCCGTGCGGCATGCTGTGGATCGTTTAATTAGCCTCCCCTCTTACCAGGAGCTTGCTAAGGATACGCAATTCGAAATCTGTGTAGGCGAGTACGGGGACATTGAATTATGCGAATCCGTTTATTGCTGCAACAGCCGGCAAAAATCATCGACTGCCTGTAAACAGTGGTTAGATAAAAAGATGGAACATGAATATGTCTATGAACATATTGCGGATGTAGATATTTCTAATGGCAATTACGAGGGGATTCAGCTCAATTTCACGAGACTTGAGAGAGTTAGGCTTTCAGGCAGTCATTTACAGAGCAGCTATTTATTAAACAGCAAATTCGAATCGTGTGATTGCTCAGAAGTTGATTTTTACGGCAGCGTCATGTTCGATGCTTCCTTTCGAGAATGCAACCTGGAGCGAGCTTGTTTTGATGAAATTACCGGTGGCCGTGACGTTATGAACGAAAACTATGGACTCATGTTTGGCATTCATGGCGTCCAATTCCAAGGCGCTAATTTGCGAGCAGCGAGTTTTCAAAATGCGGTTATTGCTGGTGATTTTAGAGGGGCTCTGCTGGAGGGAACTGATTTTACCGGAGCAGATCTGGCGGGAAGCACGATGTTAAGCCGCGATCAATCTCTAGTCTCACTATCTGAGAGCCAGCGGCAATCAATCGTTTGGGTAGAGGAGTGA
- a CDS encoding contractile injection system protein, VgrG/Pvc8 family has protein sequence MANLIVAYDTLKIAPFEMKLHDVKLVKKLNDHARLTFSGIIPEEMEEQYLGMANEQTPVELLYYDENSAKKTLFHGMVLKLHIKVEREVYWLEAEAVSHTYAMDIKLENRAFQDKSQQIEQVMRHIAEPYPRAYIGNTLSEQRTLGGFTLQYQETDWQFLKRLASWYHAPLVPIASRDSICFYLGIPDHSDRGQIEATHYRVYKDLLAFKNAGEPKESGLSEQDFICYEVVLDQELELGDRVTFKNQQLHVFEVFTEMSRGVLTHTYTLCLPRAGYQRRVYNTKIIGASIQGNVAVVVRDEVKVKLEYDQDWNQQTAYLFPYSTMYASEDQTGWYVMPEMGDDVRIYFPSANEAEGIALSSVRKKLPQDSEAGGGGQKSGGQNAGGSHTTTTVVKQEMLQPVIHYDADMKEDLMRNPDTKFFLTKTGQKIMFEEDKITIVGAQNGASITLTNEGTIILNSNSKIKLQTGKQIEMVSDSILLLGNQIDMSTKEGKAGITIDQGQVKLKGVEILMDE, from the coding sequence ATGGCAAACTTGATCGTTGCGTATGATACCTTGAAAATTGCTCCGTTTGAGATGAAGCTGCACGACGTGAAGCTGGTGAAAAAGTTAAATGATCATGCCAGATTAACCTTCAGCGGCATTATTCCTGAAGAGATGGAAGAGCAATATTTGGGAATGGCGAACGAGCAAACCCCCGTTGAACTACTCTACTACGATGAGAATAGCGCAAAAAAGACGCTGTTTCACGGGATGGTGCTCAAGCTGCACATTAAGGTAGAGCGGGAAGTCTATTGGCTGGAGGCAGAGGCTGTGTCTCATACGTATGCCATGGATATTAAGCTGGAGAACCGTGCTTTTCAGGATAAATCGCAGCAGATTGAACAAGTGATGAGGCATATCGCCGAACCTTACCCGAGGGCTTATATCGGAAATACGTTGTCTGAGCAGCGTACGCTAGGTGGATTCACATTGCAATATCAGGAGACGGACTGGCAGTTCTTAAAGCGCTTGGCGTCTTGGTATCATGCTCCTCTTGTTCCCATTGCTTCGCGCGACAGCATTTGTTTCTATCTTGGCATCCCTGACCATAGCGACCGAGGGCAAATTGAGGCGACCCATTATCGGGTGTACAAAGATTTGCTTGCTTTTAAGAATGCGGGAGAGCCTAAAGAGTCCGGTCTCAGTGAGCAGGATTTCATCTGCTATGAGGTTGTATTGGATCAGGAGCTGGAATTGGGAGATAGAGTCACGTTTAAAAATCAGCAGCTTCACGTGTTTGAAGTATTTACTGAAATGTCTCGTGGTGTTCTAACTCATACATATACACTTTGCTTGCCAAGAGCCGGATATCAACGGAGAGTCTATAATACCAAAATTATCGGTGCCTCGATTCAAGGCAATGTCGCTGTTGTGGTTCGTGACGAGGTCAAGGTGAAGCTGGAATACGATCAAGATTGGAACCAACAGACCGCTTATCTGTTTCCTTATTCGACCATGTATGCCTCGGAGGATCAGACGGGGTGGTATGTCATGCCGGAGATGGGCGATGATGTACGTATTTATTTTCCAAGTGCAAATGAGGCAGAAGGTATCGCACTCAGCAGTGTACGGAAGAAGCTTCCTCAGGATTCCGAAGCAGGGGGAGGCGGTCAGAAGAGCGGAGGTCAGAATGCTGGAGGCAGCCATACCACCACGACAGTGGTCAAACAGGAAATGCTGCAGCCTGTTATTCACTATGATGCAGATATGAAGGAAGATCTGATGCGTAACCCAGATACGAAGTTCTTCCTGACCAAGACAGGCCAGAAAATCATGTTCGAGGAAGACAAGATTACGATCGTTGGGGCTCAGAACGGGGCGTCCATCACGTTAACCAACGAAGGAACGATTATTTTGAACAGCAACAGCAAGATAAAGCTTCAGACCGGGAAGCAGATTGAGATGGTGTCTGATTCGATCCTGCTCCTTGGGAATCAAATCGATATGTCTACGAAGGAAGGTAAGGCCGGTATAACGATTGACCAAGGACAAGTTAAGTTAAAAGGCGTTGAAATTCTAATGGATGAATAA
- a CDS encoding DNA and RNA helicase, translating to MFNHIAPKFEKGRILKTGMLENLRDFPREFVDVYYHEYTDGIISGAHVEVGADSLIVHPGIVKHQGRLYLLKDAVSIKYRATGREAALKVRFHAGDEDSDWRTYRSEIVIDEQLEVADSELELCRFKLKEGARLRQDYQGFRDLATEFNTVNVLHVRYAAYGKSTLSPVVLRCFAEEMTRKGSGDPQDFMFAMMCMNEGTLARDVILHYMTSRLGMSSREYTNVEIHKYLSRILDGVRGGGGGRLGMTPGGSQRVIVD from the coding sequence ATGTTTAACCATATCGCACCAAAGTTTGAGAAGGGCCGGATTCTAAAGACGGGGATGCTGGAAAATCTGCGGGATTTCCCCCGCGAATTTGTGGATGTCTACTATCACGAATATACGGACGGCATTATTTCGGGTGCCCATGTTGAGGTCGGAGCAGACTCCTTGATCGTCCATCCCGGCATCGTCAAGCATCAAGGGCGGCTATATTTGCTAAAAGATGCTGTAAGCATCAAGTACCGCGCCACGGGACGGGAGGCTGCGTTGAAGGTTCGTTTCCATGCTGGTGACGAGGACAGCGACTGGCGGACGTATCGCAGCGAGATCGTGATTGATGAGCAGCTGGAGGTGGCTGATTCCGAACTGGAATTATGCCGCTTCAAGCTCAAGGAAGGCGCGCGGCTGCGCCAGGACTACCAGGGCTTCCGGGATCTGGCGACTGAATTTAATACCGTGAATGTCCTGCATGTCCGCTACGCGGCTTACGGCAAAAGTACCTTGTCCCCGGTCGTCCTCCGCTGCTTTGCGGAGGAAATGACGCGCAAGGGAAGCGGCGATCCGCAGGACTTCATGTTTGCAATGATGTGCATGAACGAGGGAACCCTCGCTCGGGACGTCATTTTGCACTATATGACCAGCCGTCTCGGGATGAGCAGCAGGGAGTACACGAATGTGGAAATCCACAAGTATCTGAGCCGCATCTTGGACGGTGTCCGCGGCGGCGGTGGCGGCAGGCTCGGCATGACTCCGGGCGGCAGCCAGCGGGTGATTGTGGATTAG
- a CDS encoding RDD family protein has translation MWNNVVPDGGVPRGEGRTWHSRNGAGFNLLGFERGRRSICRFAEKGSAILLPWLYYAILESSKLQGTFGKKALGIIVVDQNYERVTFLRASGRFWSRIISMLTIYVGYIMAAFTQRKQALHDIIAKTYVVDKKVLELSKGNPELYLNGVHMQGQQA, from the coding sequence ATGTGGAATAACGTGGTGCCGGATGGAGGTGTTCCGCGAGGCGAGGGAAGAACTTGGCATAGTCGGAATGGAGCAGGATTTAACTTACTGGGCTTCGAGAGAGGACGGCGCAGTATTTGTCGTTTTGCTGAAAAGGGCAGCGCTATATTGTTGCCTTGGCTGTATTATGCAATATTGGAGTCTTCCAAACTGCAAGGGACTTTTGGGAAAAAGGCGCTTGGCATCATTGTCGTGGATCAAAATTATGAGCGTGTAACGTTTTTGCGGGCTAGCGGAAGATTTTGGAGCCGGATAATCTCGATGTTAACGATCTATGTCGGTTATATCATGGCTGCCTTTACCCAGAGGAAGCAGGCTCTTCACGATATTATTGCAAAAACCTATGTCGTTGATAAAAAAGTACTTGAGCTGAGTAAAGGAAATCCTGAACTGTATTTGAACGGCGTTCATATGCAGGGGCAGCAAGCTTGA
- a CDS encoding DUF6809 family protein, with product MKSMLEALFYGDIRPEEQVVPKNPEYRSISRRLSEAMELWKEKLSSEDFNQLEAMLDLRNQSESIYATNTFINGFQLGALIMMEVYTAKEDLLQDIKQ from the coding sequence ATGAAAAGCATGCTCGAAGCCTTATTTTATGGCGATATCCGCCCGGAGGAGCAGGTCGTTCCAAAAAATCCTGAGTATCGTAGCATAAGCAGAAGGCTATCCGAGGCTATGGAATTGTGGAAAGAGAAATTATCTTCCGAAGATTTCAACCAACTTGAAGCGATGCTCGATTTACGCAATCAGTCGGAGTCGATATATGCAACAAATACTTTCATAAATGGATTTCAGCTTGGGGCATTAATTATGATGGAGGTATATACAGCTAAGGAAGACCTTTTGCAGGATATAAAGCAGTAA
- a CDS encoding helix-turn-helix domain-containing protein: MHLTIRLSEILKERGMTQKQLSELTGIRPAAISEICNNQRTSINREHIEKIAECLGIQDVRDIIRLEK; the protein is encoded by the coding sequence ATGCATCTGACTATTCGGTTGAGTGAAATTTTAAAGGAACGTGGGATGACACAAAAGCAACTTTCAGAACTTACAGGTATACGACCTGCAGCAATTAGCGAAATCTGTAACAACCAAAGAACCTCAATAAATCGTGAACATATTGAAAAAATTGCTGAGTGCCTTGGAATACAGGATGTTAGAGATATTATCCGCCTTGAAAAATAA